One Erysipelothrix amsterdamensis DNA window includes the following coding sequences:
- a CDS encoding ParB N-terminal domain-containing protein — protein sequence MSLFDIKNGTDMSNATYAAVAKPKLILIDDLLDHVDNREYQKERIDALVYNIKQDGLLQPIVITPSNELEGKYTILAGHHRVQAYKRLREIDDQDMYEAILSIVLPSMDETDKLKYVLTTNVNPELSFKEKEALLKTADHLYQKLIAIGKKPMGRKRDWLVNVTGLSQYFVRKFEGDPEKKKESPTLDDQAKKLIKQFEKQYAFLADYYAELDFETQQKIASWILDLESITR from the coding sequence GTGAGTTTGTTTGATATTAAAAATGGTACAGATATGAGTAATGCGACGTATGCAGCAGTAGCCAAACCTAAGTTAATTCTTATTGATGATTTACTCGATCATGTTGATAATCGTGAATATCAGAAGGAACGTATTGACGCACTTGTGTATAATATTAAACAGGATGGGTTGCTTCAACCGATTGTGATTACTCCAAGTAATGAATTAGAAGGAAAATACACAATTTTGGCGGGGCACCATCGTGTACAAGCATATAAACGATTGCGTGAGATTGATGATCAGGATATGTATGAAGCAATTTTGAGTATTGTTTTACCATCAATGGATGAAACGGACAAACTTAAATATGTGCTTACAACAAATGTAAATCCTGAATTAAGTTTTAAGGAAAAGGAAGCACTTCTTAAAACTGCTGATCACCTTTACCAAAAACTCATTGCAATTGGCAAGAAACCTATGGGCCGAAAACGTGATTGGCTCGTGAATGTGACTGGACTTTCTCAATATTTTGTTAGAAAATTTGAAGGGGACCCAGAAAAAAAGAAAGAAAGTCCTACGCTTGATGATCAAGCTAAAAAGTTGATAAAACAATTTGAAAAACAATATGCATTTCTTGCAGACTACTATGCAGAATTGGATTTTGAAACACAGCAAAAAATCGCTTCATGGATTTTAGATTTAGAAAGTATAACACGTTAG
- a CDS encoding ParA family protein, with protein sequence MMKVTSVYTFKGGVGKTITTIIMAIAFALRGQKVLVIDIDPQCNLTNFFVPNYEGLTLCDCIFEAHKVNTVIQATRFKNISIIPASMNLVLSNDALIVAKGLTHLKFRKMIESLDEGFERCLIDCPPYYTELVVNALFVSNEVIIPFQGDKNSQDAFHLVTKTLDDFNGEYSRRISYRGLFTGKKRNNNDTKIYDEYLERDLIYDNAIRFQGKPADEMYSTGKSIFEKETGISKDYREFIEEYLLRESGKEYELSREFV encoded by the coding sequence ATGATGAAGGTAACCTCAGTTTACACATTCAAAGGTGGTGTTGGGAAAACAATTACGACAATCATTATGGCCATCGCATTTGCACTTCGAGGTCAAAAAGTTTTGGTAATCGATATTGATCCCCAATGTAATTTAACTAATTTCTTTGTTCCAAACTATGAAGGTTTAACGCTTTGTGATTGTATTTTTGAAGCGCATAAAGTAAATACAGTAATTCAAGCTACACGATTTAAAAATATTAGTATTATTCCAGCTTCTATGAATTTAGTATTGAGTAATGATGCTCTTATAGTTGCGAAAGGTTTAACACATTTAAAATTTAGAAAAATGATAGAATCTTTAGATGAAGGATTTGAACGATGTCTGATTGATTGCCCACCGTACTACACAGAATTAGTTGTAAACGCCCTTTTTGTCAGCAATGAAGTGATTATTCCATTTCAAGGGGATAAGAACTCACAAGATGCATTTCATTTAGTCACAAAGACTTTAGATGATTTTAATGGCGAATATTCAAGAAGAATATCATACCGAGGATTGTTTACAGGTAAAAAACGCAATAATAACGACACCAAAATCTACGATGAATATTTAGAGCGTGATTTAATTTATGATAATGCGATTCGTTTCCAAGGAAAGCCAGCAGATGAAATGTACAGTACAGGAAAGTCAATATTCGAAAAAGAGACAGGGATTTCAAAAGACTATCGTGAGTTTATAGAAGAGTATTTACTTCGAGAGAGTGGAAAGGAGTATGAATTAAGTCGTGAGTTTGTTTGA